The DNA window GCGAGCGCTACACCGACGTGATCATGATCTGGGTCGAGTCGGAAGCCGACAAGCTGGCGCTCATCCAGGACCCGAACTCGCCGTTCTTCACCACAGACCGTTTCGACGGTCACCTTTCTGTTCTGGTGCGCGCCAGCCGATTAGCCGAGATCGGCAGGACCGAGCTGACGGAGCTGATTCAGGATGCCTGGCTGTCGCGGGCATCGAAACGGCGCGGCGAACGGTGGTTGGCCGAACAGGAGAGCTGAGTCAGCCCGCCTCGGCGGCGCAGATCAAATTGATGTGCTTGGTGGCCCAATCACCCAGTGGGTTAAGGGCTTCCAGCAATTCCTCGCCGGCCGCGGTCATCGAGTACTCCACCCGCGGCGGCACTTCGTGGTAGCTCTCGCGGTGCAC is part of the Mycolicibacterium tusciae JS617 genome and encodes:
- a CDS encoding MmcQ/YjbR family DNA-binding protein, yielding MRDRAARVADVHEIAAAMPHTTRIEGPKGNAIYQVGGKSFVFFRTPQPDAEDRQTGERYTDVIMIWVESEADKLALIQDPNSPFFTTDRFDGHLSVLVRASRLAEIGRTELTELIQDAWLSRASKRRGERWLAEQES